Proteins encoded within one genomic window of Sulfurovum sp. XGS-02:
- the purM gene encoding phosphoribosylformylglycinamidine cyclo-ligase — MSNISYKDAGVDIDAGNEFVEAIKSDVKSTFDKNVIGGIGSFAGAYALPTGYKEPVILSATDGVGTKLRIAIESGKLDTVGIDLVAMCVNDLICNNGTPMFFLDYYATGKLLPENAKDVVAGIAEGCRRSECALVGGETAEMPGMYSDDDFDLAGFAVGIAERAEMDTVANVKEGQVLIAMPSSGVHSNGYSLVRKLFFDKLGMSLKDDFNGKPLVETLLEPTRIYVKEYKANKQYVKALAHITGGGIIENLPRVLPEGMRAIVKKESIRVLPIFEFMSQYVEEEEMYRAFNMGVGMVWVVDPENVDTVLENTDGYVIGTLEQGEKGVEMV, encoded by the coding sequence ATGTCAAATATATCATATAAAGATGCCGGTGTAGATATCGATGCGGGTAATGAGTTTGTAGAAGCGATCAAAAGTGATGTAAAATCCACTTTCGATAAAAATGTCATCGGAGGCATAGGTTCATTTGCCGGTGCCTATGCACTGCCAACGGGTTACAAAGAGCCGGTGATCCTTTCTGCAACAGATGGTGTAGGGACAAAGCTCCGTATTGCCATAGAGAGCGGGAAACTTGATACCGTAGGTATTGACCTTGTAGCGATGTGTGTCAATGATCTTATCTGTAACAACGGTACGCCGATGTTCTTCCTGGACTATTATGCAACGGGTAAATTGCTTCCTGAGAATGCAAAAGATGTCGTTGCCGGTATTGCAGAGGGGTGTCGCAGATCCGAATGTGCACTTGTAGGTGGTGAAACAGCCGAAATGCCGGGTATGTACTCAGATGATGACTTTGACCTTGCAGGATTTGCAGTAGGTATCGCAGAGCGTGCAGAAATGGACACGGTAGCCAATGTGAAGGAGGGGCAGGTCCTCATTGCTATGCCGAGCTCCGGTGTACACTCTAACGGATATTCACTGGTAAGAAAACTTTTCTTTGACAAGCTGGGTATGAGCCTCAAAGATGATTTTAATGGCAAACCGCTTGTAGAGACACTGCTTGAACCGACACGTATCTATGTCAAAGAGTATAAAGCCAATAAACAGTACGTGAAAGCCTTAGCACACATCACAGGTGGTGGGATCATAGAAAACCTTCCTAGAGTTCTTCCAGAGGGTATGAGAGCGATCGTAAAGAAAGAGAGTATCAGGGTACTCCCGATCTTTGAATTCATGAGCCAGTATGTTGAAGAAGAAGAGATGTACAGAGCCTTTAACATGGGTGTGGGCATGGTATGGGTGGTAGACCCTGAAAATGTAGATACCGTGCTTGAAAATACAGATGGTTATGTGATCGGTACACTTGAACAGGGTGAAAAGGGTGTGGAGATGGTTTGA
- a CDS encoding DUF2892 domain-containing protein encodes MCAEKIQRLIQASILGFVMGLAGSGMYAAAFILQFAMMVMLVIAGLTGFCPGLIMLKKIFPACKCEETNEKDNN; translated from the coding sequence ATGTGTGCTGAAAAGATACAACGTTTAATACAGGCAAGTATCCTGGGCTTTGTGATGGGCTTAGCAGGTTCTGGCATGTACGCAGCCGCGTTTATTTTACAATTTGCCATGATGGTCATGCTTGTGATTGCAGGACTGACCGGCTTTTGTCCAGGGCTTATTATGCTTAAAAAGATTTTCCCTGCGTGTAAATGTGAAGAAACCAATGAAAAGGACAATAACTGA
- a CDS encoding MTH1187 family thiamine-binding protein → MSALVEFSMFPTEKTQSKSAFVARVLDIVDKSGLAYQLTPMGTIIEGETVEEVLAVINKAYEELQKDCGRVYSSIKIDWRDGPVGRLGNKVGSVEEKLGRKLRS, encoded by the coding sequence ATGTCAGCATTAGTAGAATTTTCAATGTTCCCTACGGAAAAAACCCAAAGCAAAAGTGCCTTTGTAGCAAGAGTATTAGATATCGTAGATAAAAGCGGACTGGCTTACCAGCTCACACCAATGGGTACGATCATAGAAGGTGAAACCGTAGAAGAAGTGTTGGCTGTGATCAACAAAGCCTATGAAGAGCTCCAAAAGGATTGCGGTCGTGTCTACAGTTCGATCAAGATCGATTGGCGTGATGGACCGGTGGGCAGACTGGGTAACAAAGTAGGTTCAGTGGAGGAGAAGTTAGGACGAAAACTTCGTTCTTAA
- a CDS encoding NAD(P)/FAD-dependent oxidoreductase has product MTDIIVVGAGAAGLVAAITSAKAGQKVLLLEQNSKIGKKILVSGNGKCNIDNRYIASHRFHGENPDFIDAVLEGYDFKVVEKFFTSLGLELIEGKEGKMFPMSLQASSVVEILEYEAKKAGVEILCDSAVTSISKEADTFTVETSQGTKHCRKLLLASGSPAAPQLGGSNSGYAFATKMGHTLIPRHPALVQLCSDETWVKSCAGVKVAGVAQLYANGEYITEKKGDLLFTNYGISGLAILDLSREASIRLANYDYCELNLDLMPELSKEKLTNLLLGRIKEGSEKSIEIWLHGIINKKLISIILEQSKCKAKQEHELNRKEVSKLVYTLKNLKLSINDTKGFQGAEVATGGINTTEVNPQTMESKLVPGLYFAGEILDVDGDRGGFNFHFAWVSGLRVGNHYKSEFK; this is encoded by the coding sequence ATGACAGATATCATTGTTGTAGGTGCGGGGGCAGCTGGGCTCGTCGCTGCCATCACCTCTGCAAAGGCAGGTCAAAAGGTACTACTGCTGGAACAAAATAGCAAGATCGGTAAAAAAATACTCGTTTCTGGTAACGGAAAATGCAACATAGACAACAGATACATCGCTTCACACCGCTTTCATGGAGAGAATCCTGATTTTATAGATGCCGTCTTGGAAGGGTATGATTTTAAAGTCGTAGAAAAGTTTTTCACATCTCTGGGGCTTGAGCTCATCGAAGGGAAAGAAGGCAAAATGTTTCCTATGTCACTGCAAGCGAGTTCCGTAGTTGAAATACTTGAGTATGAAGCCAAAAAAGCAGGTGTAGAGATACTCTGCGACTCTGCAGTCACATCCATTAGTAAAGAAGCGGATACTTTTACGGTAGAGACATCCCAGGGAACCAAGCATTGCAGAAAACTCCTTTTGGCATCAGGTTCACCCGCCGCACCGCAACTTGGAGGCTCGAACTCCGGATATGCTTTTGCCACGAAAATGGGCCACACCCTCATACCCCGCCACCCTGCTCTCGTGCAGCTCTGTTCGGATGAAACATGGGTGAAGAGCTGTGCAGGAGTGAAAGTAGCCGGAGTGGCACAACTCTATGCAAACGGAGAGTACATCACAGAGAAAAAGGGTGACCTGCTTTTCACAAACTATGGGATCAGTGGATTGGCCATCCTGGACCTTAGCCGGGAGGCGAGTATAAGGCTGGCAAATTATGACTATTGTGAACTTAACCTGGACCTTATGCCGGAACTTAGCAAAGAGAAACTTACCAACCTGCTTCTGGGTCGCATAAAAGAGGGAAGTGAGAAATCTATAGAAATATGGCTTCACGGTATCATCAACAAGAAACTCATCTCTATCATTTTAGAACAGTCAAAGTGCAAAGCCAAACAGGAACATGAGTTAAACAGAAAAGAGGTTAGCAAGCTTGTCTACACCCTTAAAAATCTCAAGCTCTCTATCAACGATACAAAAGGCTTCCAAGGTGCAGAGGTAGCCACAGGTGGGATAAATACCACTGAAGTGAACCCGCAAACGATGGAGTCAAAACTTGTACCCGGTCTCTATTTTGCAGGGGAGATACTCGATGTCGATGGAGACAGAGGTGGTTTTAACTTTCACTTTGCCTGGGTAAGCGGATTACGTGTAGGAAATCATTATAAAAGTGAATTCAAATGA